One Pectobacterium polaris DNA window includes the following coding sequences:
- a CDS encoding type II toxin-antitoxin system RelE/ParE family toxin, giving the protein MWKIETTDVFDSWFSTLNDRDRAYVLAALIVLREKGPMLSRPYADTVKGSRYSNMKELRIQSRGMPIRAFFAFNPHRTGILLCAGNKSGNEKRFYDEMIALADREFTKYLKKSEKKG; this is encoded by the coding sequence GTGTGGAAAATTGAAACAACGGACGTGTTTGATAGCTGGTTCAGCACATTAAACGATAGGGATCGCGCATATGTGCTTGCAGCACTTATCGTGTTACGGGAAAAAGGTCCAATGTTATCCAGGCCTTATGCTGATACGGTCAAAGGTTCCCGGTATAGCAACATGAAAGAATTGCGTATTCAGAGTCGAGGGATGCCAATACGGGCATTTTTTGCCTTTAACCCACATCGCACGGGGATTCTCCTCTGTGCGGGGAATAAGTCCGGCAATGAAAAGCGCTTTTATGATGAGATGATCGCGCTTGCTGATCGGGAATTCACAAAGTATCTGAAAAAATCAGAGAAGAAGGGGTAA
- a CDS encoding DUF2058 domain-containing protein, translating into MTKLTLQEQMLKAGLVTSKKMAKVQRTAKKSRVQAREAREAVEENKKAQLERDKQLSEQQKQAALSKEYKAQVKQLIEMNRINISKGDIGFNFTDNNLIKKITVDKLTQAQLISGRLAIARLVVDGNGESEYAIIPAIVADKIAQRDASSIVLNSALSQEEQDEDDPYADFKVPDDLMW; encoded by the coding sequence ATGACAAAGCTCACCTTACAAGAGCAGATGCTAAAAGCGGGATTAGTGACCAGCAAAAAAATGGCCAAAGTCCAAAGAACGGCGAAAAAATCACGCGTTCAGGCTCGTGAAGCAAGAGAGGCTGTGGAAGAAAATAAAAAAGCACAGCTTGAGCGTGATAAACAGTTAAGCGAACAACAAAAACAAGCAGCTTTATCTAAAGAGTATAAAGCTCAGGTGAAGCAGCTTATTGAAATGAATAGAATCAATATTTCAAAAGGCGATATTGGTTTTAACTTCACAGATAATAATTTAATTAAAAAAATAACTGTGGATAAGCTGACGCAGGCTCAGCTGATTAGCGGTCGCCTTGCTATTGCTCGTTTGGTGGTTGATGGAAACGGCGAGAGTGAATATGCGATTATTCCCGCGATCGTAGCCGATAAAATTGCACAGCGAGATGCGAGCAGTATTGTATTAAATAGTGCGTTGAGTCAGGAAGAGCAAGACGAAGACGATCCGTACGCTGATTTTAAAGTGCCTGATGACTTGATGTGGTAA
- a CDS encoding winged helix-turn-helix transcriptional regulator, producing the protein MENKTNGNPEINMHEEMRRAFGLLAGKWKLEIMWLLNQRIYRFGELRKAIPGITQHMLTAQLRELETDGLVSRTVFAEVPPRVEYEITDKARGLGPTMQALTAWWMEYGQTVPVKPAARGRTARPKSQEK; encoded by the coding sequence ATGGAAAACAAGACTAATGGCAATCCTGAGATCAACATGCATGAGGAAATGCGCCGGGCATTTGGGCTGCTGGCAGGCAAGTGGAAGCTAGAAATTATGTGGCTGCTCAATCAACGGATTTATCGCTTCGGAGAGCTCCGAAAAGCGATCCCCGGCATTACGCAACACATGCTGACGGCCCAACTGCGCGAGCTAGAAACGGACGGTCTGGTATCTCGCACCGTTTTCGCGGAAGTCCCTCCACGCGTCGAGTATGAAATTACGGATAAGGCTCGCGGGCTTGGGCCGACCATGCAGGCGTTAACCGCATGGTGGATGGAATACGGCCAAACTGTGCCCGTCAAACCTGCTGCGCGGGGACGCACAGCCAGGCCAAAATCGCAGGAAAAGTAA
- a CDS encoding MFS transporter: protein MTINQPGEPEQAKSGVTLTLALAILSASLGTSIANIALPTLTAVFSAPFAQVQAVVIAYLAGMALSVVIAGRLGDRYGLKPVFIAGLGLFALASLLCAIAPHLWQLIAARALQGSGAAFLMALGMALLRQTAGEKHVGRAMGILGTVSALGTALGPSAGGFLLAIAGWRSLFWIQIPLVTIVLFMAFTLLPATPVKEKAALSGGSPLRNTTLWPNLTINAAVTAIIMTTLIVGPYYLGLGLGLKETLVGLVMAIGPAVATFSGIPSGRLVDTWGFKRALTAGLSLVVTGTFMLAILPNLLGVTGYILAIVVLTPGYQLFQAANNTATLAEVLGNQRGTVSGLLNLSRNIGLIAGASIMGQVFALGVGTEDFTHAAPASLANGMQLTFFLAGGMALVAIAFAYLPRWKQVAQ, encoded by the coding sequence ATGACAATTAACCAACCGGGCGAACCAGAGCAGGCTAAATCGGGGGTCACCCTCACACTGGCACTCGCAATATTGTCTGCCTCGCTAGGAACAAGTATTGCCAATATCGCCCTTCCGACGCTGACAGCAGTATTTTCTGCGCCCTTCGCGCAGGTGCAGGCCGTCGTCATCGCCTATCTTGCGGGCATGGCGCTTTCGGTTGTGATCGCGGGTCGCCTTGGCGATCGCTATGGACTGAAGCCCGTTTTCATTGCAGGTCTTGGACTTTTCGCCCTTGCTTCGCTGCTGTGTGCCATTGCCCCCCATCTGTGGCAACTTATCGCGGCAAGAGCACTTCAGGGGAGCGGTGCGGCCTTCCTGATGGCACTCGGCATGGCACTGCTGAGGCAGACGGCTGGGGAGAAGCATGTCGGTCGAGCGATGGGAATATTGGGAACGGTATCCGCACTGGGTACCGCACTTGGCCCTTCTGCTGGCGGCTTCCTGCTTGCGATCGCAGGATGGCGTAGCCTGTTCTGGATACAAATTCCGCTGGTCACGATCGTTCTGTTCATGGCTTTTACCCTACTGCCAGCCACGCCGGTGAAAGAAAAAGCTGCGCTATCAGGAGGATCGCCTTTGCGGAACACCACGCTGTGGCCGAATCTCACGATCAATGCGGCTGTCACCGCCATTATCATGACGACGTTAATCGTCGGCCCCTACTACCTTGGTCTGGGTCTTGGACTGAAGGAAACGCTGGTGGGACTGGTGATGGCGATTGGCCCTGCCGTTGCGACCTTTAGCGGGATTCCATCAGGGCGACTGGTCGATACCTGGGGATTTAAACGGGCTCTTACCGCCGGTCTCTCTCTTGTAGTAACTGGCACCTTCATGCTGGCGATCTTGCCCAATCTGCTCGGTGTCACGGGATACATTCTTGCCATTGTTGTCCTGACGCCCGGCTATCAGCTCTTTCAGGCGGCCAACAACACAGCTACCCTTGCCGAGGTTCTGGGAAACCAGCGCGGTACCGTCTCTGGTCTGCTTAACCTGTCGCGCAATATTGGGTTGATCGCCGGTGCCTCAATCATGGGACAGGTCTTCGCCCTGGGGGTCGGCACGGAAGATTTTACCCATGCCGCCCCCGCTTCCCTCGCGAATGGCATGCAGCTGACCTTCTTTCTGGCTGGAGGTATGGCGCTTGTTGCCATCGCATTTGCTTACCTGCCACGGTGGAAGCAGGTTGCCCAATAA
- a CDS encoding cold-shock protein: protein MAMNGTITTWFKDKGFGFIKDENGDNRYFHVIKVANPDLIKKDAAVTFEPTTNNKGLSAYAVKVVPESKYIYIAGERIKLTSIKSYLVYSEEVPADIRIDKENTVLSVGALMGSIRPKSATQPGDMRSLKKLAITTFQGTTLIFSEDEIDVDATVKMLKV, encoded by the coding sequence ATGGCGATGAACGGAACGATCACAACCTGGTTTAAAGATAAAGGCTTTGGATTTATCAAAGATGAAAACGGCGATAACCGTTATTTTCATGTGATTAAGGTCGCCAACCCTGATCTGATTAAGAAAGATGCGGCGGTCACTTTTGAACCCACGACGAATAACAAGGGGTTGTCAGCTTATGCTGTGAAAGTGGTACCGGAAAGCAAATACATCTATATCGCGGGCGAGCGCATTAAGCTCACGTCGATCAAATCTTATCTGGTTTACAGCGAAGAAGTACCTGCTGATATTCGCATTGATAAAGAAAATACGGTGCTGTCTGTGGGCGCACTGATGGGGAGCATCAGGCCGAAGTCAGCTACTCAACCTGGTGACATGCGCTCCCTGAAAAAACTGGCCATCACTACCTTCCAGGGAACGACGTTAATCTTCTCGGAAGATGAGATCGACGTGGATGCCACGGTGAAAATGCTCAAGGTCTGA
- a CDS encoding helix-turn-helix domain-containing protein gives MGRTLEQLLTDEKPDVVVDAHAIAADMLLNIHLAELRERVQKTQVEMAQVLGLKQPTVAVMEKPGRDLKLSTLKRYVEATGSKLRLDVELPDGSHYGFTL, from the coding sequence ATGGGCAGAACGCTTGAACAGCTTCTTACGGATGAAAAACCAGACGTCGTCGTTGATGCTCACGCTATAGCGGCAGACATGTTACTCAATATTCACCTCGCCGAACTGCGTGAGAGGGTGCAAAAAACGCAAGTGGAAATGGCGCAGGTGCTTGGATTAAAACAGCCGACCGTGGCGGTAATGGAGAAACCCGGTCGCGATCTGAAACTTTCCACACTCAAACGCTATGTTGAGGCGACCGGCAGTAAACTACGTCTTGATGTTGAACTGCCGGACGGCTCTCACTACGGCTTCACGCTGTAA
- a CDS encoding threonine ammonia-lyase translates to MTSKHQRATDSVTLKDIYAASQQIKGTISRTPLDHSPPLSALVGAEIRLKMENLQQTGSFKLRGAANVLANLNAEQRRAGVIAPTAGNHGLGLAYAGQVAGIPVTIFLPRAADPMKVAAMKGCGAHITFFDDIEEARQAAIAAAQQSGATFVSAYDNPHMIAGGGTVGLEIMEDWMDAEIILVNIGGGGLISGIATAAKAINPAIEVWGIQSEASPTFARWKEAGEAIPVDLAPSIAEGVSGYIEPSAMTWPLVRDRVDRVLTVSEDEIKAAMLSMLDLHRHVVEPSGVPAVAGAIRYAQEIGGRKTVCVITGRNISSSRYLTLLNDAVTRVEK, encoded by the coding sequence ATGACAAGCAAACACCAAAGGGCAACCGACTCTGTAACGTTGAAGGATATTTACGCCGCCTCTCAGCAGATCAAGGGAACAATAAGCAGGACACCGCTGGATCATTCGCCACCGCTATCCGCCCTTGTTGGGGCGGAAATCCGACTCAAAATGGAAAACCTCCAGCAGACCGGTAGCTTTAAGCTTCGTGGTGCGGCAAACGTTCTTGCCAATCTGAATGCAGAACAGCGCCGCGCTGGCGTTATTGCCCCCACAGCAGGAAATCATGGATTAGGGCTCGCCTATGCCGGGCAGGTCGCGGGCATCCCCGTAACCATCTTTTTGCCACGCGCGGCAGACCCCATGAAGGTCGCAGCCATGAAAGGTTGTGGCGCGCATATTACGTTCTTTGATGATATCGAAGAAGCGAGGCAGGCGGCTATCGCAGCGGCGCAGCAGTCAGGAGCCACCTTCGTTTCTGCCTACGACAACCCGCATATGATTGCAGGCGGTGGCACTGTCGGTCTTGAAATCATGGAAGACTGGATGGATGCAGAGATTATTCTGGTGAACATCGGCGGCGGCGGGCTCATCTCAGGGATCGCAACAGCGGCCAAAGCAATCAACCCTGCTATCGAAGTGTGGGGCATACAAAGTGAAGCGAGCCCGACGTTCGCCCGCTGGAAAGAAGCAGGTGAAGCGATTCCCGTCGATCTGGCACCTTCAATCGCCGAGGGCGTGAGTGGCTATATAGAACCCAGCGCGATGACCTGGCCGCTGGTTCGCGATCGTGTCGATCGCGTGCTCACCGTCTCAGAAGACGAAATCAAAGCAGCGATGCTATCAATGCTCGATCTGCATCGCCATGTTGTCGAGCCTTCAGGGGTGCCTGCTGTCGCAGGCGCCATTCGCTACGCGCAGGAAATTGGCGGACGCAAAACCGTCTGCGTCATCACCGGCAGGAATATTTCGAGTTCACGCTATCTCACACTGCTTAATGACGCGGTAACCCGAGTGGAAAAATAG
- a CDS encoding ArsR/SmtB family transcription factor: protein MNKHVTTTADLLRALGNEQRLIILEWLADPRAHFPEQQDGDLVNDGVCVGFITEKIGLSQPTVTGHLQYLSKAGIVTSKRIKNWVFYKLVPERLDEATAVLSELAKTASRQQ from the coding sequence ATGAACAAGCATGTGACGACAACGGCCGATTTGCTGCGAGCGCTCGGCAATGAGCAACGGCTCATCATTCTGGAATGGCTGGCCGATCCCCGTGCACACTTCCCAGAACAGCAGGACGGGGATCTGGTTAACGATGGGGTCTGTGTCGGTTTTATCACTGAGAAGATCGGCCTGAGCCAGCCAACCGTCACCGGCCATCTTCAATATCTCTCGAAAGCCGGGATTGTCACATCGAAACGCATCAAAAATTGGGTGTTCTACAAACTCGTCCCTGAGCGTTTAGATGAGGCGACCGCCGTATTATCTGAACTGGCCAAGACTGCCTCTCGCCAGCAGTAA
- a CDS encoding DoxX family protein gives MQAHYIYWISTALLSLLYIASATIYLTKREWVRQTIINFGYPGYLVPILTAVKILAVATILSRISVPLSDLAYAGMFFHLLLSAIAHIGVRKSGGALPAGLGLVLLIASFATQNAAREIPSPYGDIDTEHHLTSSEKGGTY, from the coding sequence ATGCAAGCACACTACATTTACTGGATCAGTACCGCACTGTTGTCACTGCTGTATATCGCCTCAGCGACGATATACCTCACCAAAAGGGAGTGGGTCCGCCAGACGATCATTAACTTTGGTTATCCCGGTTATCTTGTGCCGATCCTCACCGCAGTGAAGATCCTCGCTGTCGCTACCATCCTCTCTCGCATTAGCGTGCCGCTCAGCGATCTGGCCTATGCGGGCATGTTCTTTCATCTGCTTCTTTCGGCTATTGCGCACATTGGCGTACGTAAGTCTGGCGGTGCCTTACCGGCAGGGCTAGGGCTCGTATTGTTGATAGCGTCCTTTGCTACCCAAAATGCTGCGCGTGAGATCCCTTCGCCTTATGGCGATATCGACACAGAACACCATCTGACGAGTAGCGAGAAGGGGGGTACGTACTGA
- a CDS encoding NAD(P)-dependent oxidoreductase, which yields MKVTLFGATGKTGRYLISEGLKRGIELTVFARTGSLFDDPNVRVIRGELTDKDTLKNAIQGADAVLSALGPTALKHPNALPITRAMQSIITVMKQENVTRLIAISTGTAADPDDGSDWKIRFPAWLIKIMMASAYQDIIALAKTIRASELEWTLVRVAFLNNHPASGHLNVGLYGKTKHTMTLSREALATFMFDQLLDDQFINMAPGISTK from the coding sequence ATGAAAGTGACACTGTTTGGTGCGACGGGGAAAACAGGGCGTTATTTGATTTCCGAAGGCCTGAAGCGCGGAATAGAACTGACGGTGTTTGCGCGCACAGGTTCTTTATTTGACGATCCAAACGTCCGTGTTATTCGCGGCGAATTGACCGACAAAGACACGCTGAAAAATGCGATTCAGGGCGCAGATGCCGTGTTGTCCGCGCTTGGCCCAACCGCGTTGAAGCACCCCAACGCGTTACCGATTACCCGAGCGATGCAATCCATTATTACGGTGATGAAACAGGAAAATGTCACCCGCCTGATTGCGATATCGACCGGAACGGCGGCTGACCCGGATGATGGTTCGGACTGGAAAATTCGGTTTCCTGCATGGTTGATCAAAATAATGATGGCGAGCGCTTATCAGGACATTATTGCTCTCGCAAAAACAATCCGCGCCTCGGAATTAGAGTGGACGTTGGTTCGCGTCGCCTTTCTTAATAACCATCCTGCATCGGGCCACCTTAATGTGGGGCTTTATGGCAAGACCAAACACACCATGACGTTATCCCGTGAAGCATTAGCCACGTTTATGTTCGATCAATTACTGGATGATCAATTCATCAACATGGCGCCGGGAATTAGCACGAAATGA
- a CDS encoding helix-turn-helix domain-containing protein, with amino-acid sequence MKFLDIGEIAEKSGIKPSALRYYEEIGLITSVFRHGLRRQFPADVLLQLRLITMGKSAGFSLQEIAGMFNKDGMPDLPRIALHKKADEIDRQIHELKILRDTLRHVADCSAPSHMECPTFRKLVETTHRRGQIREKTSHSATRKVPQKTKK; translated from the coding sequence ATGAAATTTCTGGATATAGGCGAAATCGCGGAGAAGAGTGGAATCAAGCCTTCGGCGCTGCGTTATTACGAGGAAATTGGGCTAATAACTTCGGTATTCCGACATGGGCTTCGGCGGCAGTTTCCTGCCGATGTGCTGCTGCAACTCAGGTTGATTACGATGGGAAAATCGGCGGGGTTCTCACTGCAAGAAATCGCCGGCATGTTTAACAAGGATGGGATGCCGGATTTGCCCCGCATCGCGCTGCATAAGAAGGCCGATGAAATCGATCGGCAAATCCATGAGTTGAAGATATTGCGCGACACGCTGCGGCACGTTGCCGACTGTTCTGCGCCATCGCATATGGAGTGTCCGACGTTCAGGAAGCTCGTTGAGACCACACACCGAAGAGGTCAGATCCGTGAGAAAACCAGCCATTCAGCCACTAGAAAAGTACCTCAGAAGACGAAGAAATAA
- the yghU gene encoding glutathione-dependent disulfide-bond oxidoreductase, producing MATSPTYVPPKVWQPASSGGAFANINRPIAGPTHEKALPVGKHPLQLYSLATPNGVKVTIMLEELLALGHSGAEYDAWLIKIGDGDQFSSGFVDVNPNSKIPALLDQSGEKPIRVFESGSILVYLAEKFGALLPSDLATRTETLNWLFWQMGSAPYVGGGFGHFYAYAPEKFEYPINRFTMETKRQLDVLNRQLAENRYLAGDSYTIADIAVWPWYGGLVQNTLYSAGEFLSVHEYEHVIRWADEIAARPAVIRGRKVNRTWGEESEQVAERHQASDLD from the coding sequence ATGGCTACCTCCCCAACGTATGTGCCGCCAAAAGTCTGGCAGCCCGCTTCTTCCGGCGGTGCTTTTGCCAATATTAACCGCCCGATAGCCGGACCAACGCACGAAAAAGCGCTGCCCGTTGGCAAACATCCGCTTCAGCTTTATTCGCTGGCGACGCCAAACGGCGTGAAAGTGACAATCATGCTGGAAGAGTTGCTGGCGCTGGGCCATTCAGGTGCAGAGTACGACGCTTGGCTGATTAAAATTGGTGATGGAGATCAGTTCTCCAGCGGGTTTGTCGACGTCAACCCGAACTCCAAAATCCCGGCACTGCTTGACCAAAGCGGCGAGAAGCCAATTCGCGTATTCGAGTCCGGTTCCATTCTGGTGTATCTGGCTGAGAAATTTGGTGCGCTGCTGCCGAGCGACCTCGCCACACGTACGGAAACCCTGAACTGGCTCTTCTGGCAGATGGGTTCCGCCCCTTACGTTGGCGGCGGATTCGGCCATTTCTACGCCTACGCGCCGGAAAAGTTTGAATACCCGATCAACCGCTTCACGATGGAAACCAAGCGTCAGTTGGATGTGCTCAACCGCCAACTGGCAGAGAACCGCTATCTGGCCGGCGACAGCTATACGATTGCCGATATTGCGGTTTGGCCGTGGTACGGTGGGCTGGTACAAAACACGCTTTACTCTGCTGGAGAGTTCCTGTCCGTACACGAATATGAGCATGTGATTCGTTGGGCTGACGAGATTGCCGCCCGTCCAGCAGTGATCCGTGGCCGCAAGGTCAATCGCACCTGGGGTGAAGAGTCTGAGCAGGTCGCCGAGCGCCATCAGGCATCTGATTTGGATTAA
- a CDS encoding helix-turn-helix domain-containing protein — MKSDAFIQLALDTLSCSQKELAVRLKVSPAQISKWKKGEYMSLEMEEKLQAIVNIKHYDPEFVLWAGSLDSAAKWEKLIHYLADSANESSETGYSTEPLNDDMGVLCCNTFYVLREMGVTIPKVFPQELDVDYQDEEADDNEFWDLIENSPHASIIYKIYKSLNDVYGFYAAYVEHLINDEELSFFDTPADNIEPCLMSLAACKISVDPQFAPKFGVFRSRIIKDYEEWLSFVKEKAFRAGAPLGAELLGMIYNSHDALGHEAEAESLGFNSSRIHPDIYMNELLVGMRLIHQVLPVIMKKLGIDEEFRLDESEFHLGEK, encoded by the coding sequence ATGAAGAGTGATGCTTTCATACAATTGGCTTTGGATACCTTATCTTGTAGTCAGAAGGAACTCGCCGTACGTCTTAAAGTTTCACCTGCGCAAATTAGCAAATGGAAAAAAGGTGAATACATGTCTCTGGAAATGGAAGAAAAGCTCCAGGCGATAGTGAATATCAAGCATTACGATCCAGAATTCGTACTTTGGGCTGGTTCGCTTGATAGCGCCGCAAAATGGGAGAAGCTTATTCACTATCTTGCTGATAGCGCAAATGAAAGCTCTGAGACTGGATATTCTACAGAGCCATTAAATGATGATATGGGAGTACTATGTTGCAATACTTTCTATGTACTTCGAGAAATGGGTGTAACGATACCGAAGGTGTTTCCTCAGGAGTTAGATGTCGATTACCAAGATGAAGAAGCAGATGATAATGAATTCTGGGATTTGATCGAAAATAGTCCTCATGCCTCGATCATTTATAAAATCTACAAATCGCTCAATGATGTTTATGGGTTTTATGCCGCATATGTCGAACACTTAATCAATGATGAAGAATTGAGCTTTTTCGATACACCAGCCGATAATATTGAGCCATGCCTTATGTCACTTGCAGCCTGCAAGATTAGCGTAGACCCACAGTTTGCACCGAAATTCGGAGTGTTCAGATCTCGAATCATAAAAGATTACGAAGAATGGTTGAGTTTTGTTAAAGAAAAAGCATTTCGTGCAGGTGCTCCTTTAGGCGCTGAACTATTGGGGATGATTTATAACTCTCATGATGCTTTAGGGCATGAAGCAGAAGCAGAGAGTCTCGGTTTTAATTCATCTCGGATACACCCAGATATATATATGAATGAGCTACTAGTTGGAATGAGACTCATCCATCAAGTTTTGCCTGTCATTATGAAGAAACTTGGGATTGACGAAGAGTTTCGTCTGGACGAATCAGAGTTTCATCTGGGTGAAAAATAG
- a CDS encoding glycoside hydrolase family 1 protein, translating to MSERFPHGFMWGGATAANQVEGAYNIDGKGLSIVDAIPGGKARLNIVASDAFDFTLDEQRYTYPNHKGIDHYHRFREDIALFAEMGFKCYRFSIAWTRIYPNGVELEPNEAGLSHYEQVIDTCIAHGIEPVITISHYEMPLHLATVFGGWKNRELIGHFERFSRTVLERFGHKVKYWMTFNEINGAAHFPIMSQGLTVQTGALEPQAKFQAWHNQFVASSLAVKIAHETNPQIQIGCMILFATNYAYDCNPINQLAALKETQSFNFYCADVQAGGKYPYYAKSLWQSLGVTLDIQPGDLELIKQHTVDYIGFSYYMSSTTYKTDPDAAAAHGNLLGGARNPFLEASEWGWEIDPVGLRIALNQLYDRYEKPLFIVENGLGAVDKPDEDRYIADDYRINYLRQHIEAMADAIADGVELMGYTPWGCIDLVSMSTGEMSKRYGFIYVELDDTISGSGNRYKKKSFHWYQKVIATNGGDIS from the coding sequence ATGAGCGAAAGATTTCCGCACGGCTTTATGTGGGGTGGGGCTACCGCCGCGAATCAGGTCGAAGGGGCCTACAATATTGACGGTAAAGGGTTGTCGATTGTTGACGCCATTCCCGGCGGTAAAGCGCGTTTAAACATCGTGGCTTCCGACGCGTTTGACTTCACGCTGGATGAGCAGCGCTACACCTATCCTAACCATAAAGGCATCGATCACTATCATCGCTTCCGTGAAGATATTGCGTTGTTTGCCGAGATGGGCTTCAAATGCTATCGCTTCTCCATTGCCTGGACGCGCATCTACCCGAACGGCGTTGAGCTGGAGCCCAACGAAGCGGGGCTGAGTCATTACGAACAGGTGATTGATACCTGCATCGCTCACGGCATTGAGCCCGTGATTACGATCTCTCACTATGAGATGCCGCTGCATCTTGCCACCGTCTTTGGCGGCTGGAAAAACCGTGAGTTAATCGGCCACTTCGAGCGTTTTTCTCGTACGGTGCTGGAGCGCTTCGGCCATAAAGTGAAGTACTGGATGACCTTTAACGAGATCAACGGTGCTGCGCACTTCCCGATCATGAGTCAGGGGCTTACGGTGCAAACTGGTGCGCTGGAGCCACAGGCCAAATTTCAGGCGTGGCATAACCAGTTTGTCGCCAGTAGTCTGGCGGTGAAAATTGCGCATGAGACCAATCCGCAGATTCAGATCGGCTGCATGATCCTGTTTGCCACTAACTACGCCTATGACTGTAACCCCATCAATCAGTTGGCGGCGCTGAAAGAGACGCAGTCATTTAACTTCTACTGTGCGGACGTGCAGGCGGGCGGGAAATATCCCTACTACGCGAAAAGCCTGTGGCAGTCGCTGGGCGTCACGCTGGATATTCAGCCGGGAGATCTGGAGCTGATTAAACAGCACACTGTTGACTATATCGGCTTCAGTTATTACATGTCTTCCACCACCTACAAAACTGACCCGGATGCGGCGGCAGCCCACGGCAACCTGCTGGGTGGGGCGCGTAATCCGTTCCTGGAAGCCAGTGAGTGGGGTTGGGAAATTGATCCGGTGGGGCTGCGCATTGCGCTCAACCAACTGTATGACCGCTACGAAAAACCGCTGTTTATCGTCGAAAACGGTTTGGGCGCAGTGGATAAGCCGGATGAAGATCGCTACATCGCTGATGACTATCGCATCAACTATCTGCGTCAGCACATCGAAGCAATGGCAGATGCGATTGCCGATGGCGTCGAACTGATGGGATATACCCCGTGGGGCTGCATCGATCTAGTCAGCATGTCTACCGGCGAGATGAGCAAACGCTACGGCTTTATCTACGTCGAACTGGATGACACGATTTCCGGCAGCGGCAACCGCTATAAGAAGAAATCGTTCCATTGGTATCAGAAAGTGATTGCTACTAACGGTGGTGATATTAGTTAA